A single genomic interval of Streptomyces graminofaciens harbors:
- the purE gene encoding 5-(carboxyamino)imidazole ribonucleotide mutase encodes MSPVVGIVMGSDSDWPVMEAAAQALDEFEIEYEVDVVSAHRMPREMIAYGEEAAERGIKVIIAGAGGAAHLPGMLASVTPLPVIGVPVPLKYLDGMDSLLSIVQMPAGVPVATVSVAGARNAGLLAARILATQDEELRGRMREFQQELNDQATEKGKRLRSKVEGAGNGFGFGK; translated from the coding sequence ATGAGCCCCGTCGTAGGCATTGTCATGGGGTCGGACTCGGACTGGCCCGTCATGGAGGCCGCCGCGCAGGCCCTCGACGAGTTCGAGATCGAGTACGAGGTCGACGTCGTCTCCGCGCACCGGATGCCGCGCGAGATGATCGCGTACGGCGAGGAGGCCGCGGAGCGCGGTATCAAGGTGATCATCGCGGGGGCCGGGGGCGCCGCCCACCTGCCCGGCATGCTCGCCTCCGTCACCCCGCTGCCGGTCATCGGCGTTCCCGTGCCGCTGAAGTACCTGGACGGGATGGACTCCCTCCTCTCGATCGTGCAGATGCCGGCCGGCGTGCCCGTCGCGACCGTCTCCGTCGCCGGTGCCCGCAACGCCGGACTGCTCGCCGCCCGCATCCTCGCCACCCAGGACGAGGAACTTCGGGGCCGGATGCGGGAGTTCCAGCAGGAGCTGAACGACCAGGCCACCGAGAAGGGCAAGCGCCTGCGCTCCAAGGTCGAGGGCGCCGGCAACGGCTTCGGCTTCGGCAAGTGA
- a CDS encoding VOC family protein translates to MAIAKLDVVVLDCPDPVALAGFYAEVLGGEVSDQGDWVDLEVPGGGASLAFQEAPGFVPPEWPSADHSQQFHLDLTVEDMDAAEKAVLALGARPLDTEDRKRSFRVYADPAGHPFCLCAA, encoded by the coding sequence ATGGCCATCGCCAAGCTGGATGTCGTCGTCCTGGACTGTCCGGACCCGGTCGCGCTCGCAGGGTTCTACGCCGAGGTGCTCGGCGGGGAGGTCAGCGACCAGGGCGACTGGGTGGACCTGGAGGTGCCCGGCGGGGGCGCCTCGCTGGCGTTCCAGGAGGCGCCGGGGTTCGTACCGCCCGAGTGGCCCTCGGCGGACCACTCGCAGCAGTTCCATCTGGACCTGACGGTCGAGGACATGGACGCGGCGGAGAAGGCGGTGCTGGCGCTGGGGGCCAGGCCGTTGGACACGGAGGATCGGAAGCGGAGTTTCCGGGTGTACGCGGACCCCGCCGGGCACCCGTTCTGCCTCTGCGCGGCCTGA
- a CDS encoding dipeptidase: MADLQDELEATAEAGALDTPPATTRTTTTTGRAGTGTTGTGTTGTKGKRKSSHRNPVAEPIADSSTDSFTDSSAEPPTDPFAEPSVEPSEAAEPMEVLEAAHAFLAMHPVADGYSGLPWVLRHLPWYDLELGEGAVDTDLPRMRKGHVGALFWSLHLPEGLTGDRAVGATLEQLDLVKTAVHAHPEGLRLTAGAGDTTDARNCGRVAVLLGPAGAPALSDSLGILRSLHALGLKVLTLVGASWASEAGLTRFGEEVVREMNRLGVLADLSGASEPTIRRTLVVSRAPALCTRSAAGALRPHPANLPDDLLVALGETQGLCMVPLTAEQTGPSVHDVADHLDHVRALAGPECVGLSGTYDSGAAHPQDLADASCYPNLIAELLHRGWSPEDLALLTWGNVQRVLRNADFVARAAQDRREASTAKISELDG; the protein is encoded by the coding sequence ATGGCAGACCTGCAGGACGAACTGGAAGCGACAGCGGAGGCGGGTGCGCTCGACACACCGCCCGCGACGACCCGTACGACGACGACCACGGGTAGGGCGGGCACGGGTACGACGGGCACGGGCACGACGGGCACGAAGGGGAAGCGGAAGTCGAGCCACCGGAACCCGGTGGCCGAGCCCATAGCCGATTCGTCCACCGATTCGTTTACCGATTCGTCCGCCGAGCCGCCCACCGATCCGTTCGCCGAGCCTTCCGTCGAGCCTTCCGAGGCCGCAGAGCCGATGGAGGTCCTGGAGGCGGCCCACGCCTTCCTCGCCATGCACCCCGTGGCCGACGGCTACAGCGGGCTGCCGTGGGTGCTGCGCCATCTGCCCTGGTACGACCTGGAGCTGGGCGAGGGCGCCGTCGACACCGACCTCCCGCGGATGCGCAAGGGCCACGTCGGCGCGCTGTTCTGGTCGCTGCATCTGCCGGAGGGCCTCACGGGCGACCGGGCCGTCGGCGCCACCCTGGAACAGCTCGACCTGGTCAAGACGGCCGTCCACGCCCACCCCGAGGGACTCAGGCTCACGGCCGGCGCCGGTGACACCACCGACGCCCGCAACTGCGGCCGGGTCGCCGTGCTGCTCGGCCCCGCGGGCGCCCCGGCGCTCAGCGACTCCCTCGGCATCCTGCGCTCCCTGCACGCGCTCGGCCTGAAGGTCCTCACCCTCGTCGGCGCGTCCTGGGCGAGCGAGGCCGGGCTGACCCGGTTCGGCGAGGAGGTGGTCCGCGAGATGAACCGCCTCGGCGTCCTCGCCGACCTCTCCGGCGCCTCCGAGCCCACGATCAGGCGGACCCTGGTGGTCTCCCGGGCCCCGGCCCTGTGCACCCGCTCGGCGGCCGGCGCCCTGCGCCCCCACCCGGCGAACCTCCCCGACGACCTGCTCGTCGCCCTCGGTGAGACCCAGGGTCTGTGCATGGTCCCCCTGACCGCCGAGCAGACGGGCCCGTCCGTCCACGACGTCGCCGATCATCTCGACCACGTCCGCGCACTCGCGGGCCCCGAGTGCGTCGGCCTCTCCGGCACCTACGACTCCGGCGCCGCGCATCCCCAGGACCTCGCCGACGCCTCCTGCTACCCCAACCTGATCGCCGAGCTCCTCCACCGAGGCTGGTCCCCCGAAGACCTCGCCCTCCTCACCTGGGGCAACGTCCAACGAGTCCTCCGCAACGCCGACTTCGTGGCGCGAGCGGCCCAGGACCGCCGGGAGGCGTCGACGGCGAAGATCTCGGAGCTGGACGGGTGA
- a CDS encoding UDP-glucose dehydrogenase family protein, translated as MALKITVIGTGYLGATHAAAMAELGFEVLGLDVVEEKIDMLRRGEVPMYEPGLEELLRKHVAGIEGSTGRLRFTTDYAEVAAFGDIHFVCVNTPQRHGEYACDMSYVDAAFAALAPHLTGPALVVGKSTVPVGSADRLAAYLAEHAPVGEDAELAWNPEFLREGFAVNDTLHPDRVVVGVRSERAEKLLREVYATPVSEGSPFVVTDFPTAELVKTSANSFLATKISFINAMAEVCEAAGGDVAKLAEAIGHDDRIGRKFLRAGIGFGGGCLPKDIRAFMARAGELGADQALTFLREIDSINMRQRGQMVELARQALGGGSFLGKRVAVLGATFKPDSDDVRDSPALNVAGQIHLQGGQVTVYDPKGMDNARRLFPTLGYADSALDAVRGADIVLHLTEWREFRELDPAALGEVASTRLVLDGRNALDPELWRRAGWTYRAMGRPTA; from the coding sequence ATGGCCCTCAAGATCACCGTGATCGGCACCGGCTATCTCGGCGCCACCCACGCCGCGGCCATGGCCGAGCTGGGGTTCGAGGTGCTCGGGCTCGATGTCGTCGAAGAGAAGATCGACATGCTCCGGCGCGGCGAGGTCCCGATGTACGAGCCGGGGTTGGAGGAACTGCTGCGCAAGCACGTGGCGGGGATCGAGGGTTCGACCGGGCGGCTGCGTTTCACCACCGACTACGCCGAGGTCGCGGCCTTCGGCGACATCCACTTCGTGTGCGTGAACACCCCGCAGCGGCACGGCGAGTACGCCTGCGACATGTCGTACGTCGACGCCGCCTTCGCGGCGCTCGCCCCGCATCTGACGGGCCCGGCCCTCGTCGTCGGCAAGTCGACCGTGCCCGTGGGGTCCGCCGACCGGCTGGCCGCCTATCTCGCCGAGCACGCGCCCGTCGGGGAGGACGCCGAGCTGGCCTGGAACCCGGAGTTCCTGCGCGAGGGCTTCGCCGTGAACGACACGCTGCACCCCGACCGGGTCGTGGTGGGGGTGCGCAGCGAGCGCGCCGAGAAGCTGCTGCGCGAGGTGTACGCGACGCCGGTGAGCGAGGGGTCTCCCTTCGTCGTCACCGACTTCCCGACCGCCGAGCTGGTGAAGACCTCCGCGAACTCCTTCCTCGCCACCAAGATCTCCTTCATCAACGCCATGGCCGAGGTGTGCGAGGCCGCCGGGGGCGACGTCGCCAAGCTGGCGGAGGCGATCGGGCACGACGACCGGATCGGAAGGAAGTTCCTGCGGGCCGGCATCGGCTTCGGGGGCGGCTGTCTGCCCAAGGACATCCGGGCGTTCATGGCCCGCGCCGGTGAGCTGGGCGCCGACCAGGCGCTGACGTTCCTGCGCGAGATCGACTCCATCAACATGCGCCAGCGCGGGCAGATGGTGGAGCTGGCCCGGCAGGCGCTGGGCGGCGGCTCCTTCCTCGGCAAGCGGGTGGCCGTGCTGGGCGCCACGTTCAAGCCCGACTCGGACGACGTACGCGACTCGCCCGCCCTCAACGTGGCCGGGCAGATCCACCTCCAGGGCGGCCAGGTCACGGTCTACGACCCCAAGGGCATGGACAACGCGCGACGGCTCTTCCCGACGCTCGGGTACGCCGACTCCGCGCTGGACGCCGTGCGGGGCGCCGACATCGTGCTGCATCTGACCGAGTGGCGCGAGTTCCGTGAGCTGGACCCGGCGGCGCTGGGCGAGGTCGCGTCGACGCGGCTCGTGCTGGACGGCCGCAACGCGCTGGACCCGGAGCTGTGGCGGCGGGCGGGGTGGACGTACCGGGCGATGGGGCGACCGACCGCCTGA
- a CDS encoding LCP family protein — MNDWPEGWSGDNRGGGYGHGSAGARPDARAMRQVQRGPAASPRGVPQQPSYNDGYGQGAGGGEPYDSGYNTGQVYGSPGGSGGGHDGYAGGRGERPAPNWRKRIKWTAISVVTVLVATTIGTYFWADSKLNREVDLSKVIDRPDEGEGTNYLIVGSDSRAGLSDEQKKELHTGSAEGKRTDSMMILHTGSNGPTLISLPRDSNVTIPTFVGSESGKTYKSTGRQVKLNAAYAEDGPELLVRTVEANTGLRIDHYVEIGFAGFANIVDAVGGVEIDIPKGGMKDTKSGADFEEGKQTLNGEESLAFVRTRYALARSDLDRTKNQQKFLAALASQTATPSTVLNPFKLYPTMSAGLDTLIVDEDMGLFDLADMFWAMKGVTSGDGKSINMPISGNAANGNLQWDTTKVKKLVEELRNDDAVTVSDS, encoded by the coding sequence ATGAACGATTGGCCCGAGGGATGGTCCGGTGACAACCGCGGCGGCGGGTACGGACACGGAAGCGCAGGCGCACGCCCCGACGCGCGCGCGATGCGTCAGGTGCAGCGCGGCCCGGCGGCGTCCCCTCGGGGCGTACCGCAGCAGCCGTCCTACAACGACGGTTACGGCCAGGGCGCCGGCGGCGGTGAGCCGTACGACAGCGGCTACAACACCGGCCAGGTCTACGGTTCGCCGGGCGGCTCCGGCGGGGGCCACGACGGGTACGCGGGGGGCCGTGGGGAGCGCCCCGCGCCGAACTGGCGGAAGCGGATCAAGTGGACGGCGATCTCGGTCGTGACCGTGCTGGTCGCCACGACGATCGGCACGTACTTCTGGGCCGACTCCAAGCTGAACCGCGAGGTCGACCTCTCCAAGGTCATCGACCGGCCGGACGAGGGCGAGGGCACGAACTACCTGATCGTCGGCTCCGACAGCCGTGCGGGCCTGTCCGACGAGCAGAAGAAGGAACTCCACACCGGGTCGGCCGAGGGCAAGCGCACGGACTCGATGATGATCCTGCACACCGGTTCGAACGGCCCGACGCTGATCTCGCTGCCGCGTGACTCGAACGTCACGATCCCGACCTTCGTCGGCTCCGAGTCCGGCAAGACGTACAAGAGCACCGGCCGCCAGGTGAAGCTGAACGCGGCGTACGCGGAGGACGGCCCCGAGCTGCTGGTCCGTACCGTCGAGGCCAACACCGGGCTGCGGATCGACCACTACGTGGAGATCGGCTTCGCGGGCTTCGCCAACATCGTCGACGCGGTCGGCGGCGTGGAGATCGACATCCCCAAGGGCGGCATGAAGGACACCAAGTCCGGTGCCGACTTCGAAGAGGGCAAGCAGACGCTGAACGGCGAGGAGTCGCTCGCCTTCGTGCGGACGCGGTACGCGCTCGCCCGCAGCGACCTGGACCGTACGAAGAACCAGCAGAAGTTCCTCGCGGCCCTCGCCAGCCAGACGGCGACGCCGAGCACGGTCCTGAACCCGTTCAAGCTCTACCCGACGATGAGCGCGGGCCTGGACACCCTGATCGTCGACGAGGACATGGGCCTGTTCGACCTGGCCGACATGTTCTGGGCGATGAAGGGCGTGACGAGCGGCGACGGCAAGTCGATCAACATGCCGATCTCGGGCAACGCCGCCAACGGCAACCTCCAGTGGGACACCACGAAGGTGAAGAAGCTGGTGGAGGAGCTGAGGAACGACGACGCGGTCACCGTGTCGGACAGCTGA
- a CDS encoding dipeptidase: protein MSSLTEARELLREFPVADGHNDLPWALREQVRYDLDARDIATDQSAHLHTDLARLRAGGVGAQFWSVYVPSDQPDPTPATLEQIDCVRQLIDRYPGELRAALTAADMETARAEGRVASLMGAEGGHSISDSLATLRGLYAVGVRYMTLTHNDNVSWADSATDEPGVGGLSAFGREVVREMNRLGMLVDLSHVAATTMRDALDASVSPLIFSHSSARAVCDHPRNIPDDVLERLPANGGVAMVTFVPKFVLQAAVDWTAAADENLRAHGLHHLDTTPTAMKLHRAFEERNPRPVATVATVADHLDHMREVAGIDHLGIGGDYDGTAFTPDGLDDVSGYPNLIAELLDRGWSRPDLAKLTWQNTVRVLGAAEDVARDLQSRTGPSNATREQLDG, encoded by the coding sequence ATGAGCTCTCTGACGGAAGCCCGGGAACTGCTGCGGGAGTTCCCGGTCGCCGACGGCCACAACGACCTGCCCTGGGCGCTGCGCGAGCAGGTCCGTTACGACCTCGACGCCCGTGACATCGCCACCGACCAGAGCGCCCATCTGCACACCGACCTCGCGCGGCTGCGCGCGGGCGGCGTCGGCGCGCAGTTCTGGTCGGTGTACGTCCCCTCGGACCAGCCCGACCCGACGCCCGCGACCCTCGAACAGATCGACTGCGTACGCCAGTTGATCGACCGCTACCCCGGCGAGCTGCGGGCCGCGCTGACCGCCGCCGACATGGAGACGGCCCGCGCCGAGGGCCGCGTCGCCTCCCTGATGGGCGCCGAGGGCGGCCACTCCATCTCGGACTCCCTGGCGACCCTGCGCGGGCTGTACGCGGTGGGTGTCCGGTACATGACCCTCACCCACAACGACAACGTGTCGTGGGCGGACTCCGCGACGGACGAGCCGGGCGTCGGCGGCCTGTCGGCCTTCGGCCGCGAGGTCGTACGGGAGATGAACCGACTCGGCATGCTCGTGGACCTCTCCCATGTGGCCGCGACCACGATGCGTGACGCGCTCGACGCGTCCGTCTCCCCGCTTATCTTCTCCCACTCCTCCGCGCGGGCCGTCTGCGACCACCCCCGCAACATCCCGGACGACGTCCTGGAGCGGCTGCCCGCCAACGGCGGCGTGGCCATGGTCACCTTCGTGCCGAAGTTCGTCCTCCAGGCCGCCGTCGACTGGACGGCCGCCGCCGACGAGAACCTGCGTGCCCACGGCCTGCACCACCTCGACACCACCCCCACGGCGATGAAGCTGCACCGCGCCTTCGAGGAGCGCAACCCGCGCCCGGTCGCCACCGTCGCCACGGTGGCGGACCATCTCGACCACATGCGCGAGGTCGCGGGCATCGACCACCTGGGCATCGGCGGCGACTACGACGGCACGGCCTTCACCCCCGACGGCCTCGACGACGTCTCCGGCTACCCGAACCTGATCGCCGAGCTGCTCGACCGCGGCTGGTCCAGGCCCGACCTGGCCAAGCTGACCTGGCAGAACACGGTACGGGTGCTGGGCGCGGCCGAGGACGTGGCCCGCGACCTCCAGAGCCGCACGGGCCCGTCGAACGCGACGCGGGAGCAGCTGGACGGCTGA
- a CDS encoding four-helix bundle copper-binding protein, translating into MKQQQAGTMSTMSKEMQDCIDACMTAHRLCEETMSHCMQKGGQAQMQVMRALMDCADMTRTCADMMMRGSDMMTQMCRMCAEACSMCAEACSSMPDDPQLTRCAEACRRCADLCGAMA; encoded by the coding sequence ATGAAGCAGCAGCAGGCCGGAACCATGTCCACCATGAGCAAGGAGATGCAGGACTGCATCGACGCGTGCATGACCGCGCACAGGCTGTGCGAGGAGACCATGAGCCACTGCATGCAGAAGGGCGGCCAGGCCCAGATGCAGGTCATGCGCGCGCTCATGGACTGCGCCGACATGACCCGCACGTGCGCGGACATGATGATGCGCGGCTCGGACATGATGACCCAGATGTGTCGCATGTGCGCCGAAGCCTGTTCCATGTGCGCGGAGGCGTGTAGTTCCATGCCGGACGATCCGCAGCTGACACGCTGCGCGGAGGCGTGTCGCCGCTGTGCCGACCTGTGCGGCGCGATGGCCTGA
- a CDS encoding acyl-CoA dehydrogenase, giving the protein MAGSADFDLYRPSEEHDMLRDAIRSLAEAKIAPYAAVVDEEARFPQEALEALVAGDLHAVHVPEEYGGAGADALATVIVIEEVARACVSSSLIPAVNKLGSLPVILSGSEDLKKKYLGPLAKGDAMFSYCLSEPDAGSDAAGMKTKAVRDGDHYVLNGVKRWITNAGVSEYYTVMAVTDPAKRSKGISAFVVEKSDEGVSFGAPEKKLGIKGSPTREVYLDNVRIPADRMIGEEGTGFATAMKTLDHTRITIAAQALGVAQGALDYAKGYVQERKQFGKPIADFQGIQFMLADMAMKVEAARQLTYAAACKSERGDKDLTFQGAAAKCFASDVAMEVTTDAVQLLGGYGYTRDYPVERMMRDAKITQIYEGTNQVQRIVMARNLP; this is encoded by the coding sequence TTGGCCGGATCGGCTGATTTCGACCTGTACCGCCCGTCCGAGGAGCACGACATGCTCCGCGACGCGATCCGCTCCCTCGCCGAGGCGAAGATCGCGCCCTACGCCGCCGTGGTGGACGAGGAGGCCCGCTTCCCGCAAGAGGCGCTGGAGGCGCTGGTCGCGGGCGACCTGCACGCCGTGCACGTACCGGAGGAGTACGGCGGCGCCGGCGCCGACGCGCTCGCCACGGTCATCGTGATCGAGGAGGTGGCCCGCGCCTGTGTGTCCTCCTCCCTCATCCCGGCCGTCAACAAGCTGGGCTCCCTCCCGGTGATCCTCTCCGGCTCCGAGGACCTGAAGAAGAAGTACCTGGGCCCCCTGGCCAAGGGCGACGCGATGTTCTCGTACTGCCTCTCCGAGCCGGACGCGGGTTCCGACGCGGCCGGCATGAAGACGAAGGCGGTCCGCGACGGCGACCACTACGTCCTCAACGGCGTGAAGCGCTGGATCACCAACGCGGGCGTGTCCGAGTACTACACGGTCATGGCGGTCACCGACCCCGCCAAGCGCTCGAAGGGCATCTCGGCCTTCGTCGTCGAGAAGTCGGACGAGGGTGTCTCCTTCGGCGCCCCCGAGAAGAAGCTGGGCATCAAGGGCTCCCCGACCCGCGAGGTCTACCTGGACAACGTCCGCATCCCCGCCGACCGCATGATCGGCGAGGAGGGCACCGGCTTCGCCACGGCGATGAAGACCCTGGACCACACCCGCATCACCATCGCCGCCCAGGCCCTCGGCGTCGCCCAGGGCGCCCTCGACTACGCCAAGGGCTATGTCCAGGAGCGCAAGCAGTTCGGCAAGCCGATCGCCGACTTCCAGGGCATCCAGTTCATGCTCGCCGACATGGCCATGAAGGTCGAGGCCGCCCGCCAGCTGACGTACGCCGCCGCCTGCAAGTCCGAGCGCGGCGACAAGGACCTCACCTTCCAGGGCGCCGCCGCCAAGTGCTTCGCCTCGGACGTCGCCATGGAGGTCACCACGGACGCGGTCCAGCTGCTGGGCGGGTACGGCTACACGCGTGACTACCCGGTCGAGCGCATGATGCGCGACGCGAAGATCACCCAGATATACGAGGGCACCAACCAGGTCCAGCGCATCGTCATGGCCCGCAACCTGCCGTAA
- a CDS encoding CGNR zinc finger domain-containing protein — protein MSERTPAPGGLALIQSLVNTLDIETGADALDTPEGRARLDVPENSDNEDMAAVRELRESLRVTLLAHAGHPPHRTVTPLGELLAEAPLLVAISGEDGSATLRPAADPAPLAARVAAAVAQALTEGTWQRLKACEAPDCHWAYYDRSPAGRGRWCSMQVCGARAKMRRYRAKQTDESTVK, from the coding sequence ATGAGCGAGAGAACGCCCGCGCCCGGCGGCCTGGCCCTGATCCAGAGCCTGGTGAACACGTTGGACATCGAGACGGGCGCCGACGCGCTGGACACCCCCGAGGGCCGCGCGCGCCTCGACGTGCCGGAGAACTCGGACAACGAGGACATGGCCGCGGTACGCGAACTGCGCGAGTCCCTGCGTGTCACTTTGCTGGCCCACGCCGGGCACCCGCCGCACCGCACGGTGACCCCGCTCGGCGAGCTGCTGGCCGAAGCCCCGCTCCTCGTCGCGATCTCCGGCGAGGACGGCTCGGCGACCCTGCGCCCCGCCGCCGACCCCGCCCCGCTCGCCGCCCGGGTCGCCGCGGCCGTGGCCCAGGCCCTCACCGAGGGCACCTGGCAACGCCTCAAGGCCTGCGAGGCCCCCGACTGCCACTGGGCGTACTACGACCGCAGCCCGGCCGGCCGCGGCCGCTGGTGCTCGATGCAGGTGTGCGGGGCGCGCGCCAAGATGCGCAGATACCGGGCGAAGCAAACCGATGAGTCGACTGTGAAGTAA